The following proteins come from a genomic window of Triticum aestivum cultivar Chinese Spring chromosome 6A, IWGSC CS RefSeq v2.1, whole genome shotgun sequence:
- the LOC123129163 gene encoding uncharacterized protein — protein sequence MSATPSAPATQPGLGVSSTASTAHGQAAIANAKSKDPGWKYCICPDENKKNSLRCIYCNNLYTNGITRIKFHLGNIPNSGVLPCTKVPADVRDEIVEYLTRKGEKKAMKVTEQKRRRCEVDLSHSEGEGASDSDGTNNSVLVLKSARGTTSKSSSGPMEKFCKLTPKEAIAARKEKAADNIQLKLTTGRREQKRIRACEYICQFFYEACIPFNAVTLPSFDLMLESIGQYGEDLDGPSPYEMGGPYLKKRKKRVKDSFKAHKEHWELTGCTIMTDAWTDIRGRGVMNLVVHSAYGVVFLDSVDCSAAKKNGKYIFDLVDRCIEEIGEKHVVQVVTDNASVNQAASKLLNAKRPKVFWNGCAAHCIDLMLEDIGKLPSVDSTITKARAVTVFLYAHTRVLNLMREFLSKDLVRSGITRFATAYLNLKSMLDNKKQLQKLFRSDELDEMGYLKKVKGNEASKTVRSETFWRGVDIAVKFFEPLANLLRRMDSDVPAMGFIYGAFLDAKQEIKTKFENEQGSCFQEVLDIVDKRWDSKLKGPLHRAGYFLNPYYYYENKKQIELDGSFEAGLITCMEKMVEDVVLQDKINDELVAYRKEQGTFGREIAKRQRRNKSFDPAQWWSSHGSDSPNLRVLAMRILSLTCSSSACERNFSVFQQIHTKKRNRLLHNKMRDLVFIKFNSKLKQKRKMKNRDPIVDHTFVDVVEDEDNEWITGIVPHEPDEVVEVAASTSQGAVGASKRKRASQSRPRKKKKLLPVFREDELESASSSSESEDDAMHSPSGSSNESDSE from the exons ATGTCAGCCACACCGTCGGCGCCGGCGACTCAGCCAG GCCTCGGCGTGTCAAGCACAGCATCAACAGCCCATGGACAAGCTGCCATTGCGAATGCGAAATCAAAAGACCCAGGATGGAAATATTGCATTTGCCCGGATGAAAACAAGAAGAATTCACTTAGGTGCATCTATTGTAATAATCTGTACACCAATGGTATTACTCGGATCAAGTTCCACCTTGGAAACATTCCGAATTCCGGTGTTCTACCTTGCACAAAAGTGCCTGCTGATGTAAGGGATGAAATTGTTGAGTATTTGACAAGGAAGGGTGAGAAAAAGGCAATGAAGGTTACAGAGCAGAAGAGAAGGAGATGTGAAGTGGACTTGAGCCACTCAGAGGGGGAAGGTGCTAGTGACTCAGATGGCACAAACAATTCTGTTCTTGTGCTGAAGTCAGCGCGTGGCACAACGTCTAAATCCTCAAGTGGCCCTATGGAAAAGTTCTGCAAATTGACACCCAAAGAGGCTATTGCTGCAAGGAAGGAAAAAGCTGCTGATAATATCCAATTAAAGCTGACAACTGGGAGAAGAGAACAAAAAAGGATTCGTGCTTGTGAGTACATCTGCCAATTCTTCTATGAAGCATGCATTCCCTTCAATGCAGTCACACTTCCAAGCTTTGACCTTATGCTTGAGTCAATTGGACAATACGGCGAAGACCTAGATGGTCCTAGTCCTTATGAAATGGGTGGGCCATacttgaagaagaggaagaagagagtgaaggaTTCCTTCAAGGCACACAAGGAACATTGGGAGCTCACTGGATGTACAATCATGACAGATGCATGGACAGACATAAGAGGAAGAGGGGTAATGAACTTGGTGGTTCATAGTGCTTATGGTGTAGTTTTTCTTGATTCTGTGGATTGTTCAGCTGCTAAAAAAAATGGTAAGTACATCTTTGATCTTGTAGATCGTTGCATAGAAGAGATTGGGGAGAAACATGTAGTTCAAGTAGTGACTGATAATGCAAGTGTGAATCAAGCAGCATCTAAGTTGTTGAACGCAAAGCGCCCCAAGGTATTTTGGAATGGTTGTGCTGCCCACTGTATAGATCTGATGCTAGAGGACATTGGGAAGCTGCCATCAGTTGACTCCACCATTACAAAAGCTAGAGCTGTGACGGTTTTCCTTTATGCACACACAAGGGTTTTGAACCTAATGAGGGAATTCCTTAGTAAAGATTTGGTTAGGTCTGGTATTACAAGGTTCGCTACAGCATACTTGAACTTGAAAAGCATGTTGGACAACAAGAAACAACTCCAGAAACTATTTAGATCAGATGAGCTTGATGAAATGGGATATTTAAAAAAGGTTAAAGGAAATGAAGCTAGCAAAACTGTGCGCTCTGAAACTTTTTGGAGAGGAGTAGACATTGCTGTCAAGTTCTTTGAGCCATTGGCTAATTTGCTCCGGAGGATGGACAGCGATGTACCGGCTATGGGATTCATATACGGCGCCTTTTTGGATGCAAAGCAAGAGATCAAAACTAAGTTTGAAAATGAACAAGGATCTTGTTTTCAGGAAGTGTTGGATATTGTGGATAAAAGATGGGACAGCAAGTTGAAGGGGCCACTACATAGGGCTGGATACTTCTTAAATCCATACTACTACTATGAAAACAAGAAGCAAATTGAGTTAGATGGATCATTTGAAGCTGGGCTTATAACTTGCATGGAAAAAATGGTTGAAGATGTTGTCCTTCAAGACAAAATCAATGATGAGCTTGTGGCATATCGAAAGGAACAGGGGACATTTGGAAGAGAAATTGCCAAAAGGCAGCGGAGAAACAAAAGCTTTGATCCAG CTCAATGGTGGTCCAGTCATGGGTCAGATTCACCAAATCTCAGAGTATTGGCGATGCGGATTTTGAGTTTGACATGCAGCTCCTCCGCTTGTGAGAGGAATTTTAGTGTTTTTCAGCAG ATTCACACAAAGAAACGCAACAGGCTGCTTCATAATAAAATGAGAGACCTTGTTTTTATCAAGTTCAACTCCAAACTCAAACAAAAGAGAAAGATGAAAAACAGGGACCCGATTGTGGACCACACATTTGTAGATGTTGTAGAAGATGAAGATAATGAGTGGATCACAGGTATTGTGCCTCATGAACCTGATGAAGTTGTAGAAGTTGCAGCATCAACATCACAAGGAGCAGTTGGTGCATCAAAAAGAAAGAGAGCGTCCCAATCTCGCCCTCGGAAGAAGAAAAAACTGCTCCCTGTTTTTCGTGAAGATGAGTTGGAGTCAGCTAGTTCTTCTTCTGAATCGGAAGATGATGCCATGCATTCACCATCTGGTTCATCAAATGAGAGTGATTCTGAATAA
- the LOC123129164 gene encoding disease resistance protein RGA5: MEMVLVSAATGALKPVLEKLFALMGDEYKRFKGVRGEIQFLTDELTAMHAFLLKMSEEEEPDEQDKVWMTAVRELSYDMEDSIDDFMQGVGNKDSKPDGFIEKIKNSLGKLGKMKARRRIGNEIHDLKKQIIDVAERNERYKTRQAISNIKNEVVDPRALVIFEHASKLIGMDRPKADLAKLLNKRNGWVSSKEEEPLKIVSIVGSGGLGKTTLANQVYQEHKKEFDCCAFLSVSRKPAMMNILRSILSQVSNQRYDDTKAGSIQQVISNITEFLADKRYFIVVDDIWDVKTWDVIKCAFPMNTCGSILITTTRMTDVARACCSSFVGHIYNMRPLDMAQSRKLFYTRLDSKEDCLEHLEEVCDQILEKCAGSPLAIIAISGLLANRENTIEEWDRVKNSIGRTLERNATVELMMKILSLSYFDLPAHLKTCLLYLSIFPEDYIIEKKDLIRRWIGEGFIRKEGRYTLYELGQRYFNELINRSLVQPVKSNEHGVVMSCRVHDTILDFITSKSIEENFVTFNGLPDLNTVTQRKVRRLSLQVGNQGNSSNSLLLSHVRSINVFGYSGEIPSLDKFKYSRVLDFGGFSQLESHHLANIGRLFQLKHLNLRNTRINELSEQIGLLVFLQMLDIRGTYVNKLPASIANLRRLVYLLTDTGVIFPDGIAKMQALEILKRVAVFKQSVNFLQEVGQLKNMRKLILDCEENTAAVKEQGDATGVKEERNKAIGCSLHKLWTQNIGSVTIWNHECRISVEPKSKKLMGGAPQVQSWMGFLINLQELQLEVQGVDQEHICILGGLPALIVLKMKVAAKGNDLLRVSGAVGFPCLRELLYHKVLFGGMDLLFEPGSMPKLEKLDLLFNAAECDSLSSEAFDLGIGNLLNLGSVKCEVRGWLNSAVSAAKAYLEKTARTHPNCPTLLLA; encoded by the exons ATGGAGATGGTTCTGGTGAGCGCGGCGACGGGTGCACTGAAACCCGTCCTCGAGAAGTTGTTTGCCCTCATGGGTGACGAGTACAAGCGTTTTAAGGGTGTGCGTGGTGAGATTCAGTTCCTCACGGATGAGCTCACCGCCATGCATGCCTTTCTCCTCAAGATGTCTGAGGAGGAGGAacctgatgagcaagataaagtgTGGATGACTGCGGTCCGGGAGCTCTCCTATGACATGGAGGACTCGATCGATGACTTCATGCAAGGTGTTGGCAACAAAGATTCAAAGCCAGATGGCTTCATAGAGAAGATCAAGAACTCACTTGGGAAGTTAGGGAAGATGAAGGCTCGTCGTAGGATTGGTAACGAGATCCATGATCTGAAAAAACAGATCATCGATGTCGCCGAGAGGAATGAAAGGTACAAGACCCGGCAGGCCATCTCCAACATAAAAAATGAAGTTGTTGATCCTAGAGCTCTTGTTATCTTTGAGCATGCCTCAAAGCTCATCGGAATGGATAGACCAAAGGCTGATCTAGCCAAACTGTTGAATAAGAGAAATGGATGGGTGTCATCGAAGGAGGAAGAGCCGCTGAAAATAGTTTCCATTGTTGGATCTGGAGGATTGGGCAAGACAACTCTTGCAAATCAAGTGTATCAAGAGCACAAAAAGGAATTCGACTGTTGTGCTTTCCTATCCGTGTCACGGAAGCCAGCCATGATGAACATCCTTAGAAGTATTCTTAGTCAAGTCAGCAATCAACGTTACGATGACACCAAAGCAGGGagcatacaacaagtcatcagcaACATCACAGAATTCCTTGCGGACAAAAG GTACTTTATTGTTGTTGATGATATATGGGATGTAAAAACATGGGATGTTATTAAGTGTGCATTTCCCATGAACACTTGTGGAAGTATCCTAATCACCACTACTCGTATGACTGATGTTGCTCGGGCATGTTGTTCATCATTTGTTGGTCACATCTACAATATGAGGCCTCTTGATATGGCACAGTCAAGAAAACTATTTTACACAAGACTAGACTCCAAAGAAGATTGCCTTGAGCACCTTGAAGAAGTTTGTGATCAAATTTTAGAAAAATGTGCCGGTTCACCTTTGGCAATCATTGCTATATCTGGTTTGTTGGCTAACAGAGAAAATACCATTGAAGAATGGGATAGAGTGAAAAATTCAATTGGACGTACACTTGAAAGAAATGCTACCGTGGAATTAATGATGAAGATATTATCACTTAGCTATTTTGATCTTCCTGCTCATCTGAAGACTTGTCTACTGTATCTGAGTATATTTCCAGAGGACTATATTATTGAGAAGAAGGACCTGATAAGGAGATGGATTGGTGAAGGGTTCATACGTAAAGAGGGCAGATATACATTATATGAGTTAGGACAAAGGTATTTTAATGAGCTAATCAATAGGAGTCTGGTCCAGCCTGTTAAGTCAAATGAACATGGTGTGGTGATGAGTTGTCGAGTTCATGACACAATTCTTGATTTCATCACATCCAAGTCCATTGAAGAGAACTTTGTTACTTTCAATGGTCTTCCGGATCTAAACACTGTGACACAGCGCAAAGTTCGTCGTCTATCTCTCCAAGTTGGGAATCAAGGAAATTCTTCAAATAGCTTGTTGTTGTCTCATGTCCGATCAATTAATGTGTTTGGGTATTCCGGAGAAATTCCTTCTCTGGATAAGTTCAAGTATTCGCGTGTTTTAGACTTTGGAGGCTTTAGCCAACTGGAGAGCCATCATCTTGCAAATATAGGGAGATTGTTTCAGTTAAAGCACCTGAacttgagaaacacaagaataaaTGAGTTATCAGAACAAATCGGACTTCTAGTGTTCTTACAGATGCTGGACATAAGAGGCACATACGTGAATAAATTACCTGCATCTATTGCTAATCTCAGAAGATTGGTGTATCTCCTCACGGACACGGGTGTTATATTTCCAGATGGAATTGCCAAGATGCAAGCACTGGAGATACTGAAGCGGGTCGCAGTCTTCAAGCAATCAGTTAACTTTCTGCAAGAAGTTGGCCAACTAAAGAATATGCGAAAGCTGATCCTAGATTGTGAAGAAAATACAGCAGCAGTTAAGGAGCAGGGTGATGCAACGGGAGTTAAGGAGGAGCGCAATAAAGCTATTGGCTGTTCTCTCCATAAACTGTGGACACAGAACATTGGTTCTGTAACTATTTGGAATCATGAATGCCGTATCTCGGTGGAACCAAAGAGCAAGAAACTTATGGGTGGGGCACCGCAAGTTCAGAGTTGGATGGGCTTCCTCATCAATCTCCAAGAGTTGCAGCTTGAAGTGCAGGGAGTCGACCAGGAACATATCTGCATCCTTGGAGGCTTACCAGCTCTGATTGTCCTGAAGATGAAAGTAGCAGCAAAGGGTAATGACCTGCTCAGAGTCAGTGGTGCAGTTGGGTTCCCATGCTTGAGGGAGTTACTTTATCATAAAGTACTGTTTGGAGGGATGGATCTATTGTTTGAACCAGGATCCATGCCCAAGCTAGAGAAACTTGATCTTCTGTTCAACGCAGCGGAATGTGACTCTCTCAGCAGCGAAGCTTTCGATCTCGGAATCGGTAACCTCCTCAACCTCGGCAGTGTCAAATGTGAAGTACGTGGCTGGCTCAACAGTGCTGTTTCAGCAGCAAAGGCTTATTTGGAGAAAACAGCCAGGACACATCCCAACTGCCCTACTCTACTGCTTGCATAG